A genomic segment from Pseudomonas sp. M30-35 encodes:
- a CDS encoding YihY/virulence factor BrkB family protein — translation MLFPDLTGLKLHKIIKKTVIDYVDDELPTYASALAFQIFFSLFPFMLFLVAIISVLDLQPFFDWLREQAALVMPRAAYDLVNPAIDQLQTQKAGLFSVAIVVALWTASSAVRSVMTATNRAYGVKEGRPAWKRFPLSFIYTIAIAITLLSAAGLMVLGPQAMNWLAQQLDIEQIVVTLWSILRWPIAICMLMLVVSVVYYVAPDVEQEFRFITPGSILAVIVWISASAGFSYYAQNFASYNATYGSIGAIIILLLYLYISSAVLLFGAELNAVIEHSVEEGKDPGEKEIDA, via the coding sequence ATGCTTTTCCCGGATTTGACCGGCCTCAAGCTACATAAAATCATCAAAAAAACCGTTATCGATTATGTCGACGACGAGCTGCCCACTTATGCCTCGGCGTTAGCGTTTCAGATATTCTTCTCTCTGTTCCCCTTCATGTTGTTTTTGGTCGCGATCATCAGTGTGCTTGATCTTCAGCCGTTCTTTGACTGGTTGCGTGAGCAAGCCGCACTGGTGATGCCGCGCGCGGCATATGACTTGGTCAACCCGGCGATCGATCAGCTGCAGACGCAAAAAGCTGGGCTGTTTTCGGTCGCCATCGTAGTCGCGCTATGGACCGCATCATCAGCGGTTCGCTCAGTGATGACCGCGACCAATCGAGCTTACGGCGTCAAGGAAGGCCGCCCAGCCTGGAAGCGCTTCCCTCTTTCATTTATCTACACCATAGCCATTGCCATTACCCTGCTCAGCGCTGCCGGGCTAATGGTGCTGGGACCACAGGCGATGAACTGGCTTGCGCAGCAACTCGATATCGAGCAAATCGTGGTCACGCTCTGGTCGATCCTGCGCTGGCCCATCGCGATTTGCATGCTGATGCTCGTGGTATCGGTGGTCTATTACGTCGCGCCAGATGTCGAGCAGGAATTTCGCTTCATCACGCCGGGCTCCATACTCGCGGTAATTGTATGGATATCGGCGTCAGCTGGCTTTAGCTACTATGCGCAGAACTTCGCCAGCTACAACGCCACCTACGGCAGCATTGGCGCAATCATCATCTTGCTGCTCTACCTGTATATCTCATCGGCGGTGCTGCTATTCGGTGCCGAACTGAATGCAGTCATTGAGCACAGTGTCGAGGAAGGCAAGGACCCGGGCGAAAAGGAAATTGACGCCTAG
- a CDS encoding nitronate monooxygenase family protein, with product MTVLTQRLGIEHPIVQAPMAGTSTAQLAAQVSNAGGLGSIAIAAVDAGAGQKMIAETRALTSRPFNVNVFCHQPSSANAPVEQAWIKHLQPYFAEFGVSAPTALKDIYSSFCNNDDQLEVLLAERPAVVSFHLGLPPQSRIDALKEAGITLFASATTLEEGLLVQEAGIDVVVAQGIEAGGHRGVFNPEQDQAIGTTALVRLLATHTRLPVVAAGGIMDGAGIASVMALGASAAQLGTAFVLCPESAANAGYRHMLSSERARTTQVTKVISGRPARGMVNRFMREVGAAGHPPVPSFGIGYDAGKQLIAAAAAAGNLEFAAYWAGQGAALARELPAAELFALLVQEYQAALGH from the coding sequence ATGACAGTTTTAACCCAGCGTTTAGGGATTGAACATCCGATTGTGCAGGCGCCTATGGCGGGTACTTCAACTGCTCAGCTGGCTGCGCAGGTCAGTAATGCCGGAGGTTTGGGCTCAATTGCGATTGCCGCGGTTGACGCTGGCGCCGGGCAAAAAATGATTGCCGAGACACGCGCACTGACTTCGCGTCCGTTTAATGTGAATGTCTTCTGTCATCAACCGAGCAGCGCAAATGCACCGGTCGAGCAGGCGTGGATCAAGCATTTACAGCCATACTTCGCTGAATTCGGCGTGTCTGCTCCGACAGCTTTAAAAGATATCTACAGCAGCTTTTGCAACAACGATGACCAGCTCGAGGTGCTGCTTGCGGAGCGTCCGGCGGTCGTGAGTTTTCACTTGGGGTTACCGCCGCAGTCGCGCATTGATGCACTCAAGGAAGCCGGTATTACCCTTTTTGCCTCGGCGACAACCCTTGAAGAGGGCTTGCTGGTGCAAGAGGCGGGCATCGATGTGGTCGTTGCTCAGGGGATTGAAGCCGGTGGCCATCGCGGTGTTTTCAACCCTGAACAAGATCAAGCGATTGGCACTACTGCCTTGGTGCGGTTGCTGGCAACTCATACACGGCTGCCAGTGGTTGCGGCAGGCGGCATTATGGATGGCGCAGGTATCGCTTCGGTTATGGCGCTTGGTGCCAGCGCGGCGCAACTGGGTACTGCCTTTGTGTTATGCCCGGAGAGCGCTGCGAATGCCGGTTACAGGCACATGCTCAGCAGCGAACGAGCACGTACAACGCAAGTGACCAAGGTGATCTCTGGACGTCCGGCACGGGGCATGGTTAACCGCTTCATGCGCGAGGTTGGCGCAGCAGGGCATCCGCCTGTGCCTAGCTTCGGCATCGGTTATGACGCTGGCAAGCAACTGATCGCGGCGGCAGCGGCGGCCGGTAATCTGGAGTTCGCAGCCTACTGGGCTGGGCAAGGTGCAGCGCTGGCCCGCGAGCTGCCTGCGGCTGAGCTGTTTGCTTTGTTGGTGCAGGAGTATCAGGCTGCGCTTGGGCATTAA
- the hmpA gene encoding NO-inducible flavohemoprotein: protein MTPEQRAIVKSTVPLLETGGEALTRHFYALMFTEYPQVRSLFNQAHQASGDQQRALANGVLMYAKHIDRLEALGPLVGQIVSKHVSLNILPEHYPIVGTCLLRAIREVLGEEVATDPVIEAWAQAYGQLADILIAAEESAYKTNEQAAGGWRGRRTFKVAQKIVESDEITSFYLSPVDGKAVLAHQPGQYICLVVTLNGEEVRRNYSLSALSNGQTYRISVKREPQGSVSNHLHDNVAVNDEIELFAPAGEFVLRESQKPLALITAGVGVTPALAMLDAAKASGRPIHFIHCARNGAVHAFKDWVDSQVAAHPQLKRFFCYSEPGPHDQSDAQGLLSRDLLAEWLPENLDLDAYFLGPKPFMAQVKKHLGDLGVPSDQCHYEFFGPASALEA, encoded by the coding sequence ATGACTCCTGAACAACGTGCAATCGTTAAATCAACTGTGCCATTGCTAGAAACGGGTGGTGAGGCGCTCACTCGACATTTTTACGCGCTGATGTTCACTGAATATCCGCAAGTGCGTTCCTTGTTCAATCAGGCGCATCAGGCCAGTGGTGATCAGCAACGTGCGTTGGCTAATGGCGTGCTGATGTATGCCAAGCATATTGACCGTCTGGAGGCGCTCGGCCCACTAGTCGGGCAGATTGTCAGCAAGCATGTGTCGTTGAATATCTTGCCGGAACACTACCCGATCGTTGGCACCTGTTTGCTGCGGGCAATTCGCGAAGTCCTGGGTGAAGAGGTCGCCACTGACCCAGTGATTGAGGCCTGGGCGCAGGCATACGGCCAGCTGGCAGACATTCTGATTGCCGCTGAAGAGAGTGCCTACAAAACCAACGAACAAGCGGCGGGTGGTTGGCGCGGGCGCCGTACCTTCAAGGTTGCGCAGAAGATTGTTGAGAGCGATGAAATTACTTCGTTTTACCTGAGCCCAGTCGATGGCAAAGCGGTGCTGGCGCATCAGCCTGGCCAATACATCTGCCTTGTTGTAACGCTGAACGGTGAAGAAGTACGGCGTAATTATTCATTGTCTGCACTGAGTAATGGTCAGACTTATCGAATCAGCGTCAAGCGCGAGCCACAGGGTTCGGTCTCCAACCATTTGCATGACAACGTAGCTGTGAACGATGAGATTGAATTGTTTGCGCCGGCTGGTGAGTTTGTTCTGCGCGAGTCGCAAAAGCCGCTCGCGCTGATCACTGCTGGGGTGGGTGTTACGCCTGCACTGGCCATGCTCGATGCGGCGAAGGCCAGTGGCCGGCCGATTCACTTTATTCACTGTGCACGTAACGGTGCCGTGCACGCCTTTAAAGACTGGGTCGACAGCCAAGTTGCTGCCCATCCTCAGCTAAAGCGGTTTTTCTGTTACAGCGAGCCTGGGCCGCATGATCAGAGCGATGCTCAGGGTTTACTCAGTCGTGATTTGTTGGCTGAGTGGCTACCGGAGAACCTGGATTTAGACGCTTACTTCCTTGGGCCGAAACCCTTTATGGCGCAGGTTAAAAAGCACTTGGGTGATTTAGGTGTACCCAGCGATCAGTGTCATTACGAGTTTTTTGGCCCCGCCAGTGCTTTGGAGGCTTAA
- the norR gene encoding nitric oxide reductase transcriptional regulator NorR, translated as MLTNPLLLTLIPLIADLSRDLSDDERYRRLLMALRQLLPCDAVALLKLEGQVLVPLAVDGLSADTLGRRFKVDEHPRLNALLNNNGPMRFATDCELPDPYDGLVENHRGHLVVHDCLGCPLYVQEQIWGLITLDSLDPSSFGKVDLSTLDAFASLAAATVMAGERINLLARNAEDQRQLAEIYKRAAGSKHNQELIGQSSSLRQLRKEIDVVANSALSVLITGETGVGKELVAEAIHKHSPRASKPLISLNCAALPETLAESELFGHVKGAFSGAMSERSGKFELADGGTLFLDEVGELPLAMQAKLLRVLQSGQLQRVGSDSEHHVDVRVIAATNRDLAEEVRNGRFRADLYHRLSVYPLHVPALRERGRDVLLLAGYFLEQNRARLGLRSLRLNSDSQRALLAYTWPGNVRELEHLVSRAALKALQTKPERPRVLTIDEDALGLDSKTQNHAVSAIDSGASTVRGRDLKESIDIYQSSLISEALTRHQGKWADVARELGVDRANLNRLAKRLGLR; from the coding sequence ATTTTGACAAACCCTTTGTTATTGACCCTGATACCGCTAATCGCTGATCTTTCGCGAGACTTGTCAGACGATGAACGCTACCGACGCCTGCTTATGGCGTTGCGCCAACTGTTGCCTTGCGATGCCGTGGCACTGCTCAAGCTGGAAGGCCAGGTGTTGGTACCTTTGGCAGTAGACGGCTTGAGCGCGGATACGCTGGGGCGACGGTTTAAGGTGGACGAGCACCCACGCTTAAACGCATTGCTTAATAACAATGGTCCGATGCGGTTTGCTACCGATTGTGAACTACCGGACCCCTATGACGGCTTAGTTGAAAACCACCGAGGTCATCTCGTCGTTCACGACTGCCTGGGCTGCCCGTTGTATGTGCAGGAACAGATCTGGGGGTTGATCACGTTGGACTCACTTGATCCGTCCAGTTTTGGCAAAGTGGACCTGAGCACCCTTGATGCTTTCGCCAGCCTTGCTGCGGCGACGGTGATGGCTGGCGAACGAATCAATCTTCTCGCCCGTAACGCCGAGGATCAGCGCCAACTGGCCGAGATCTACAAACGCGCCGCAGGGAGTAAGCACAACCAGGAATTAATCGGCCAAAGCAGTAGCCTGCGCCAACTGCGAAAAGAAATCGACGTCGTCGCCAACAGCGCTTTGAGTGTCTTGATTACCGGTGAAACAGGGGTCGGTAAAGAATTGGTCGCCGAAGCCATTCACAAGCACTCGCCGCGAGCCAGCAAACCGCTAATCAGCCTTAACTGCGCCGCCCTGCCGGAAACCTTGGCCGAAAGCGAATTGTTCGGCCACGTAAAAGGCGCCTTCTCCGGCGCCATGAGTGAGCGCAGCGGCAAGTTCGAGCTAGCCGATGGCGGTACGTTATTTCTGGATGAAGTCGGCGAGTTACCGCTGGCCATGCAAGCCAAGTTGCTGCGCGTATTACAGAGCGGTCAGTTACAGCGTGTGGGGTCCGATAGCGAGCACCATGTTGATGTGCGGGTGATTGCGGCAACCAATCGTGACCTGGCTGAAGAAGTGCGCAACGGTCGCTTTCGCGCTGACCTTTATCATCGCCTCAGTGTTTATCCGCTGCATGTGCCCGCATTGCGTGAGCGCGGTCGCGATGTATTGCTGCTTGCGGGCTACTTTCTCGAACAAAATCGCGCACGCCTCGGCTTGCGCAGCTTGCGTTTAAACAGCGACAGCCAACGCGCATTACTCGCCTACACCTGGCCCGGCAACGTGCGCGAACTCGAACACCTGGTCAGCCGAGCCGCGCTCAAAGCCCTGCAGACGAAACCTGAGCGACCGCGCGTACTGACCATCGATGAAGATGCGTTAGGTCTGGACTCTAAAACCCAGAACCACGCAGTCTCAGCTATTGATAGTGGCGCCTCAACTGTGCGCGGACGAGACTTAAAAGAGTCGATCGATATCTACCAAAGCAGCTTGATCAGCGAGGCACTGACTCGCCATCAGGGCAAGTGGGCTGATGTCGCACGTGAGCTGGGAGTTGATCGCGCCAACCTTAACCGGCTCGCCAAACGCTTGGGACTTCGCTGA